One Porphyromonas pogonae genomic region harbors:
- a CDS encoding DUF2156 domain-containing protein, with protein sequence MDFKPVELADREIINRFTTPSSLRICDISFSNLYGWSTYYHTCWAVIEDHLVVRFQTSHRNHPVYLCPVSPGGCDLRAPLRVLEEMAMQGDYPLTLMGITPQCREALEKSRPGEFYFINDRAYYDYIYLREQLCTLSGKKLQSKRNHINKFERNYPDWKFELITPQNAMECMEIEKNWIGDKGHDQGRENELRMIGRILRHIDELGVTGGAIRVNGEIVAFSIGSPINHDTFGVHIEKGSLDYEGAFAMINREFARNIPENYLYINREEDLGLEGLRKSKLSYQPEILLPKETAILRHENK encoded by the coding sequence ATGGATTTTAAACCGGTCGAACTGGCCGATAGAGAGATTATTAACCGATTTACAACCCCCTCAAGCCTGAGGATCTGCGACATCTCATTTTCAAACCTTTATGGTTGGAGCACATATTACCACACTTGCTGGGCAGTGATAGAAGACCATCTGGTGGTGCGATTTCAGACTTCACATCGCAATCACCCGGTTTACCTATGCCCCGTATCACCTGGAGGCTGTGACCTGAGGGCACCACTCAGGGTGCTGGAAGAGATGGCTATGCAGGGTGATTACCCGCTTACACTCATGGGGATTACTCCACAGTGCAGGGAGGCTCTGGAAAAGTCGCGGCCGGGGGAATTTTATTTTATCAATGACAGGGCATACTATGACTATATCTACTTGAGAGAGCAGCTTTGTACCCTGAGTGGTAAGAAGTTGCAATCCAAGCGCAATCATATCAATAAATTCGAACGCAACTATCCGGACTGGAAGTTCGAGCTCATCACTCCCCAAAACGCTATGGAATGTATGGAGATAGAAAAGAACTGGATAGGAGACAAAGGTCATGACCAAGGCAGGGAGAACGAACTGCGAATGATAGGCCGCATACTGCGACATATCGATGAGCTGGGAGTAACCGGAGGTGCCATCAGAGTAAATGGCGAAATTGTTGCATTTTCTATTGGTTCTCCGATAAATCATGATACCTTTGGAGTTCACATAGAGAAAGGTTCCTTAGACTACGAAGGGGCATTCGCTATGATCAATAGAGAGTTCGCAAGGAACATCCCCGAAAATTATTTGTACATTAACAGAGAGGAGGATTTGGGACTGGAAGGTCTGCGAAAATCAAAACTTTCTTACCAGCCTGAGATCCTGCTCCCCAAAGAGACAGCCATATTGAGACATGAAAACAAATGA